The following are from one region of the Candidatus Hydrogenedentota bacterium genome:
- a CDS encoding GNAT family N-acetyltransferase: protein MKKRKQSDRTGTSPGIRDVGQSIDKTHGSEVAEYVTRGVKSDEELIAANELMAATQTPPNTECMRWLKETGPNWPGYRREHTRVHYINSEMAGALRIQPFKLRIGRARLTAGGIGWVSTEETHRNRGVCGALMRDALDYMTKSGFDVSLLFGIPNLYQKFGYVSILPEYAITFDISGRTQSEPCVARVTWEDAKTLRSLHERHESCVSCSVVRDAKYFRTLFECTSRTIRYYPDWAATVKVFDARGRIVGYLMSQLDSEVLHIKEMGVDGPTHFDTILDAASAMARRKGRTRVRFHLPPSHPFARYLRDYTCVHEMRTFRNAEGMMRVLDTEKTFQQMIPEWETALRDSGMWQSGTDLVLAVDEERYMFSLRRGSLHVERTDGRAHIRVTGQQFCRMLAGFTSASDVEVPRGSENVERRRLIECLFPERTPFIWPIDHF from the coding sequence ATGAAGAAGAGGAAACAAAGCGACAGGACAGGTACGTCTCCCGGAATTCGAGACGTTGGCCAATCGATAGACAAAACACATGGGAGTGAAGTCGCCGAATACGTTACGCGAGGAGTGAAGTCTGATGAAGAACTGATAGCGGCCAATGAACTCATGGCCGCTACACAGACGCCACCCAATACCGAGTGCATGCGCTGGCTGAAGGAAACTGGGCCAAACTGGCCTGGATATCGCAGAGAACACACGCGGGTGCACTACATTAATTCAGAGATGGCGGGAGCCCTTCGGATACAACCGTTCAAGCTACGTATCGGCCGGGCACGGCTCACTGCAGGCGGCATCGGATGGGTGTCAACGGAAGAGACACACCGCAATCGAGGCGTGTGCGGAGCGCTCATGCGCGACGCACTGGACTACATGACGAAATCTGGTTTTGATGTGTCACTTCTCTTCGGCATACCAAACCTTTACCAGAAATTCGGGTATGTGAGTATCCTTCCTGAATACGCAATCACTTTCGACATCAGCGGACGAACGCAATCGGAACCTTGTGTCGCTCGCGTGACATGGGAAGATGCGAAAACCTTGCGGTCGCTGCATGAACGTCACGAATCTTGCGTGTCTTGTTCCGTAGTCCGAGACGCGAAGTACTTTCGGACGCTGTTTGAGTGTACATCACGCACGATCCGCTACTATCCGGACTGGGCGGCAACCGTCAAGGTCTTTGATGCACGGGGCCGAATCGTTGGGTACCTCATGTCCCAATTGGATTCGGAAGTCCTGCATATAAAGGAGATGGGTGTGGATGGTCCTACCCATTTCGACACGATACTCGATGCGGCATCCGCGATGGCGCGCCGGAAGGGTCGCACGCGTGTTCGTTTTCATTTGCCGCCGTCGCATCCGTTCGCGAGATACCTGCGCGACTACACCTGCGTTCACGAGATGCGCACGTTTCGCAACGCGGAGGGGATGATGCGAGTCCTCGACACCGAAAAGACCTTTCAGCAGATGATCCCAGAATGGGAAACTGCACTTCGCGATTCTGGTATGTGGCAGAGTGGCACCGACCTCGTACTTGCCGTGGACGAGGAGCGATACATGTTCTCACTCAGGCGAGGAAGCTTACATGTGGAACGCACGGACGGGAGAGCACATATTCGAGTGACGGGGCAACAATTCTGTCGCATGCTGGCGGGCTTTACCTCAGCATCGGATGTGGAAGTGCCACGCGGGTCCGAAAACGTTGAACGAAGGCGATTGATTGAATGCCTGTTTCCGGAACGAACGCCGTTTATCTGGCCTATCGACCATTTCTGA
- a CDS encoding Gfo/Idh/MocA family oxidoreductase: protein MVGIGLVGSGGWGAMHARTYASIEHAKLVGVADLDITRAQTLAEPYGAVAYGDYRQLLEDTRVQAIAIVTPDFAHEEIALAAIAAGKHILAEKPLAMSVEACERIVSAAERAGVKLMVDFHARWSPPLCKAQESIRKGDIGTPQHVYYRLNDRIFVPTKMLSWAHMSTVLWFVGSHAIDTVRWLLNDEVKRVFGVAGKGVLAERGINTPDFYLSTLEFRGGAKAVIENSWILPDTIPNLVDVKCELVGDRGAIYMDATHNRALEKYTESSGEYPDMFVMPVIHGRQQGFAAESIRHFVDCVYRDRVPMVTGKDGLEVTRVICAIEDSIRSGQPVDLS from the coding sequence GCATCGGACTTGTCGGCTCGGGTGGTTGGGGGGCAATGCATGCGCGGACCTATGCATCCATTGAACATGCGAAATTGGTGGGGGTTGCGGATCTGGATATAACCCGGGCACAAACGCTGGCAGAGCCCTACGGAGCAGTGGCGTACGGCGATTACCGACAATTGCTGGAAGACACACGCGTGCAGGCCATTGCGATCGTCACCCCTGATTTTGCGCACGAGGAAATTGCGCTGGCGGCCATCGCGGCCGGTAAGCACATACTCGCCGAAAAGCCTCTCGCCATGAGCGTGGAGGCATGCGAGCGAATTGTCTCAGCGGCAGAGCGCGCAGGGGTCAAGCTTATGGTGGACTTTCACGCACGGTGGAGTCCCCCCTTGTGCAAGGCGCAGGAGAGTATTCGCAAGGGCGATATCGGAACGCCGCAACATGTGTATTACCGATTAAACGACCGCATTTTTGTTCCCACGAAGATGTTGAGTTGGGCGCACATGTCTACGGTGCTCTGGTTTGTCGGAAGTCACGCCATCGATACGGTACGGTGGCTGCTGAACGACGAAGTGAAACGGGTATTTGGAGTGGCCGGAAAGGGCGTGCTCGCGGAACGCGGAATTAATACGCCGGACTTTTATTTGAGTACACTGGAGTTTCGCGGTGGAGCCAAGGCCGTCATCGAAAACTCATGGATACTACCTGACACCATTCCCAATCTCGTTGACGTGAAATGTGAATTGGTCGGCGACAGAGGCGCGATTTATATGGACGCGACGCATAACAGAGCGCTGGAAAAGTACACAGAGTCGTCGGGGGAGTATCCGGATATGTTTGTAATGCCCGTCATTCACGGCAGACAACAAGGGTTCGCCGCGGAGAGCATCCGGCATTTTGTGGACTGCGTGTACCGCGATCGCGTTCCGATGGTTACCGGCAAGGATGGGCTTGAAGTCACCCGTGTGATTTGCGCGATCGAAGACTCCATCCGCTCCGGGCAACCGGTCGATCTCTCTTAG
- a CDS encoding HEAT repeat domain-containing protein yields MYRTYHRIHTSAASSLVHLAVLVLTAFLCVAVSASEVAQLVADLGGPDGQARIRARQLLPRYGEAAVEGLLPLLASGDFAVKRTAFNVLADIANGLVAKDQETVSATESDRARFVKQVSALLAVDQAAEMKLEALKLLPIVFQDTDDFSPIVALLSDPSLREKARETLEQIGTHGACRQLLTATADPTVDPEFVVALIRSVGRLRQNESALRLLGLTTHSNPRVRVAAAQSLAWMGHPDLYPSLKSVVQNATPDTQAEAFDAVYRYAASLVQSGGNWDLAMRIYGEMLAAAPTSPLKSAALMGLGIYGDSTSVPVIVGALNGADATLVDAAAMALGSVQGREAVRAVKTAFPSLSPSAQEGLVAIWGQRKEKEALDLITGFLKSNEPHMRISAIRAIANIGSGEAFPALMEIAKSGSEDERALALKTAVSIANSMDKVGNPAEAGKAYLSLYEMAPDDDVRRTALKGISEAPLPEAFDVAKASIDKPELKDVGAIALAGIAGALAKAGDAAKSNEAMELLRAVQVAPETLVELAKRLQAAGVPADLSNMLGVVKVWQIVGPFDWKTDQDWDTAFVGEPKIDLAASLSAGNNTVQWKKVVTADPVGLVDLAGNLGQRDRCFGYAYAVVEVPEAIDAQVRLGSDDGNKVWINGTVVCENRVDRGAALDQDKANIHLNKGRNEILVKISQGGGGWCFCLRLATENGAGLVFTQPE; encoded by the coding sequence GTGTACAGAACATATCATCGAATCCATACGTCGGCGGCGAGCAGTCTAGTCCACTTGGCTGTACTCGTACTGACTGCGTTTCTGTGTGTGGCCGTGTCCGCCTCAGAAGTCGCCCAACTGGTCGCAGACCTGGGTGGGCCCGATGGACAAGCCCGCATTCGTGCCCGGCAATTGCTGCCGCGTTACGGCGAAGCCGCGGTTGAGGGCCTCCTGCCGCTGCTCGCTTCCGGCGACTTCGCCGTGAAACGAACGGCGTTCAACGTGCTAGCCGACATCGCCAACGGTCTCGTAGCAAAAGATCAGGAGACCGTCTCGGCCACGGAATCCGACCGCGCACGCTTCGTCAAACAGGTTTCCGCGCTATTGGCGGTAGATCAGGCCGCGGAAATGAAATTGGAGGCACTCAAGCTGCTTCCGATTGTCTTTCAAGATACCGACGACTTTAGCCCAATTGTTGCGCTCCTGTCCGACCCCTCTTTGCGCGAGAAGGCCCGTGAAACCCTTGAACAGATTGGAACGCACGGCGCCTGCCGCCAGCTTCTGACGGCGACGGCGGACCCAACAGTAGATCCTGAATTTGTCGTGGCCCTCATTCGATCTGTTGGGCGTTTGCGCCAGAATGAATCTGCTCTGCGCTTGCTGGGTCTGACAACCCACAGCAATCCTCGCGTTCGCGTTGCTGCCGCCCAATCACTTGCTTGGATGGGACACCCAGACCTATATCCCTCCTTGAAGTCCGTCGTTCAAAATGCGACGCCCGACACCCAGGCTGAAGCGTTCGATGCTGTCTATCGGTACGCAGCATCGCTGGTACAGTCGGGCGGCAATTGGGATCTGGCTATGCGCATCTATGGTGAGATGCTTGCAGCTGCGCCAACGTCTCCGCTCAAGTCTGCTGCCCTGATGGGACTTGGCATTTACGGAGATAGTACCTCGGTTCCCGTGATTGTGGGCGCGCTGAACGGTGCCGACGCCACCTTGGTCGATGCGGCCGCCATGGCGCTGGGCAGTGTTCAAGGCAGGGAAGCGGTACGCGCCGTGAAAACGGCCTTTCCTTCATTGAGTCCGTCTGCGCAAGAAGGCTTGGTAGCCATCTGGGGACAGCGCAAAGAGAAAGAGGCGCTTGACCTTATCACAGGATTCCTCAAGAGTAACGAGCCTCATATGCGTATCAGCGCAATTCGCGCCATCGCAAATATCGGGTCCGGTGAAGCGTTTCCTGCCCTTATGGAGATAGCGAAATCAGGTTCAGAAGACGAGCGCGCTCTTGCTCTCAAGACAGCCGTCTCAATCGCCAACTCGATGGATAAGGTCGGCAATCCTGCAGAAGCGGGGAAGGCCTACCTGTCGTTGTACGAAATGGCGCCTGACGACGATGTGCGCCGCACGGCGCTTAAGGGTATTTCTGAAGCCCCATTGCCGGAGGCATTTGACGTCGCGAAAGCCTCCATTGACAAGCCTGAACTCAAAGATGTGGGTGCAATTGCCCTCGCTGGAATTGCCGGCGCGCTAGCCAAGGCCGGTGACGCGGCGAAATCCAATGAAGCCATGGAACTTCTGCGAGCGGTGCAAGTCGCACCCGAAACCCTGGTCGAACTTGCGAAAAGACTTCAGGCTGCCGGTGTACCCGCTGATCTCTCCAACATGCTGGGCGTTGTGAAGGTCTGGCAAATTGTTGGCCCGTTTGACTGGAAGACGGATCAAGATTGGGATACGGCTTTTGTTGGAGAGCCAAAGATTGATCTTGCTGCTTCTCTCTCGGCTGGCAACAACACCGTGCAGTGGAAGAAGGTCGTGACGGCCGACCCCGTCGGCTTGGTCGATCTCGCAGGAAATTTGGGCCAACGAGATCGATGCTTTGGCTATGCGTATGCCGTCGTTGAGGTTCCCGAGGCCATTGACGCTCAGGTACGTCTCGGTTCGGATGATGGCAATAAGGTCTGGATCAATGGGACGGTAGTTTGCGAGAACCGAGTCGACCGAGGTGCAGCGCTGGATCAAGACAAAGCCAACATTCACCTCAATAAAGGCCGAAATGAAATTCTGGTGAAAATCAGCCAGGGCGGCGGTGGTTGGTGCTTCTGTCTTCGCCTTGCCACGGAGAACGGCGCCGGCCTTGTCTTCACGCAGCCAGAGTAA